A region from the Nesterenkonia lacusekhoensis genome encodes:
- a CDS encoding amidohydrolase: MSSDVTESGVTGSAVTGSAATGAGPALISRAAGVVDSLGERLVEIRRELHQHPELSFQEKETTRRLVEWLREAGLEPQTLPETTGLYVDIGPQEAPFAAGFRGDMDALPLDEVTDLPYASQNPGAAHACGHDIHTTVMMGLALTLDHLHREVGLENRYRVIFQPAEETMPGGAKEVVSQGLLTPLPRIFALHCDPKLTVGSVGTRIGAITSASDLVRIDVSGRGGHTSRPHLTEDVVGALGHLATTVPAVLARRIDVRSGVSLVWGTIRAGNAANAIPAAGTLAGTMRILDADAWKEAGGVLAPIVEQAANSYGVDVQLEHVRGVPPVINDETETARVDTAAKEILGSGCLALAEQSMGGEDFAWMTQEIPGSMFRLGTRTPDGPSFDLHRGDYAPDERAIGVGVKVMAAVALRSRMSP; encoded by the coding sequence ATGTCCTCTGATGTCACCGAATCCGGTGTGACCGGCTCCGCGGTCACCGGTTCCGCTGCCACCGGTGCCGGTCCCGCGCTGATCTCCCGCGCCGCCGGCGTCGTCGACTCCCTCGGGGAGCGGCTGGTGGAGATCCGCCGCGAGCTGCACCAGCACCCTGAGCTCTCCTTCCAGGAGAAGGAGACGACCCGACGCCTGGTGGAATGGCTGCGCGAGGCGGGTCTGGAACCGCAGACCCTGCCCGAGACCACAGGCCTCTACGTGGACATCGGGCCGCAGGAGGCTCCGTTCGCAGCGGGCTTCCGCGGCGATATGGACGCACTGCCGCTCGATGAGGTCACCGACCTTCCGTACGCCTCCCAGAACCCCGGGGCGGCGCACGCCTGTGGTCATGACATCCACACCACCGTGATGATGGGCCTGGCGCTCACCTTGGACCACCTGCACCGTGAGGTCGGGCTGGAGAACCGCTACCGCGTGATCTTCCAGCCCGCCGAGGAGACCATGCCCGGCGGTGCCAAGGAGGTCGTCAGCCAGGGGCTGCTGACCCCGCTCCCGAGGATCTTCGCCCTGCACTGCGACCCCAAGCTCACGGTGGGCTCCGTCGGGACGCGCATCGGGGCCATCACCTCCGCCTCGGACCTGGTGCGGATCGACGTCAGCGGACGCGGCGGCCACACCTCACGGCCCCATCTGACCGAAGACGTGGTGGGCGCGCTGGGGCACCTGGCCACCACAGTGCCGGCCGTGTTGGCCCGGCGGATCGACGTGCGCAGCGGCGTCTCCCTGGTGTGGGGCACCATCCGCGCCGGAAACGCGGCCAATGCCATCCCTGCCGCCGGCACTCTCGCCGGGACCATGCGGATCCTGGACGCCGACGCGTGGAAGGAGGCCGGGGGAGTCCTCGCCCCCATCGTGGAGCAGGCCGCGAACTCCTATGGCGTGGACGTCCAGCTCGAACATGTGCGCGGAGTGCCCCCGGTCATCAACGACGAGACCGAGACCGCCCGCGTGGACACCGCCGCCAAGGAGATCCTGGGTTCGGGATGCCTGGCTCTGGCCGAACAGTCCATGGGCGGGGAGGACTTCGCCTGGATGACTCAGGAGATCCCCGGGTCCATGTTCCGCCTGGGCACCCGCACCCCGGACGGCCCTTCCTTCGACCTGCATCGCGGTGACTACGCTCCGGATGAGCGTGCCATCGGCGTCGGGGTCAAGGTGATGGCTGCTGTGGCGCTACGTTCTAGGATGAGTCCATGA
- a CDS encoding cytidine deaminase: protein MSDEISSTGPDTAGLSLTGAIGLVPRVPEDVDWERLTTQARIAMTKAYVPYSKYPVGAAALLDNGSVVSGCNVENASYGVGLCAECTMVGQLQMNGGGKIVAFTCVNGEGEYITACGRCRQLLNEFRAETMFILTAQGVVSMDDFLPEAFGPRDLEK from the coding sequence ATGAGCGACGAGATCTCTTCCACCGGACCGGACACCGCCGGACTGAGCCTGACAGGAGCCATCGGCCTGGTCCCGCGGGTCCCTGAGGATGTGGACTGGGAACGGCTGACCACCCAGGCGCGCATCGCCATGACCAAGGCCTATGTGCCGTACTCGAAGTACCCGGTGGGCGCCGCCGCCCTGCTGGACAACGGCAGCGTGGTCTCCGGGTGCAACGTGGAGAACGCCTCCTACGGCGTCGGGCTCTGCGCCGAGTGCACGATGGTCGGTCAGCTCCAGATGAACGGCGGGGGTAAGATCGTCGCCTTCACCTGCGTCAACGGCGAGGGCGAGTACATCACCGCCTGCGGCCGCTGCCGTCAGCTGCTCAACGAATTCCGTGCCGAGACCATGTTCATCCTCACCGCCCAAGGTGTGGTGAGCATGGACGACTTCCTCCCCGAAGCCTTCGGCCCCCGCGACCTCGAGAAGTGA